The following coding sequences lie in one Arachis ipaensis cultivar K30076 chromosome B03, Araip1.1, whole genome shotgun sequence genomic window:
- the LOC107633552 gene encoding uncharacterized protein LOC107633552, with product MNFVLMADELYKKGIDGSLLRCLGQADKDIALGKVHRVLPLEINLHTLRILSQDNFSVDDYWNAMYEELNGLDSERILALENMIQQKESVARNYNRRIKEKCFNIGELVLKVVLPMKKKSRFLGKWSHTWEGHFQVIDLYSKNAYRIKDIDSGNVIKSINRKYLKQYRCMQDQE from the exons ATGAACTTTGTATTGATGGCTGATGAATTATATAAGAAAGGAATTGATGGAAGCCTTTTGAGATGTTTAGGTCAAGCTGATAAGGATATTGCTTTAGGAAAAGTTCATAGAG TTTTGCCATTAGAGATTAATCTCCATACGTTAAGAATATTGAGCCAAGATAATTTTTCAgttgatgattattggaatgcaatGTATGAAGAGTTGAATGGTTTAGACTCAGAACGCATTTTGGCACTCGAAAACATGATTCAACAAAAAGAAAGTGTTGCTCGAAATTATAATCGTCGAATAAAGGAGAAATGTTTCAATATAGGAGAATTGGTTTTAAAAGTTGTGTTGCCGATGAAAAAGAAGTCTAGGTTTCTTGGCAAATGGTCTCATACTTGGGAAGGACATTTTCAAGTGATTGATTTATATTCTAAAAATGCATATCGAATTAAGGATATTGATTCTGGAAACGTGATTAAATCGATAAATAGGAAATATTTGAAACAATATCGATGTATGCAGGATCAAGAGTAg